In Acanthopagrus latus isolate v.2019 chromosome 16, fAcaLat1.1, whole genome shotgun sequence, one DNA window encodes the following:
- the bsdc1 gene encoding BSD domain-containing protein 1 isoform X2, translated as MAEGEGWWGGWLQQSFQAVKDKSSEALEFLKRDLTEFSTVVQHDTTCSIVATANAVRNKLAVEGSSETSEKVKKGLSSFLGVISDTLAPPPDKTIDCDVITLVATPAGTTEVYDSSKARLYSLQADPATYCNEPDGPLEQFDNWLCSFNLEDKKGEISELLVSSPSIRALYTKMVPAAVAHSEFWQRYFYKVFQLDQEEARRVALKQRAELTTHTETLGWEEEEEEDDFLGSTSSSHLNYTPQLDNSSTRLPVTLTGTELTLLSPVLSPNEERDATLSVSSDSVSLPTQVEVRPEPVAVELAEKLTEASLEDGEDKTQEEQRPGKSDLPLVAQVEAVTQLEATVEGASGQASAPTSKPETVKEEGPQDLRVFELNSDSGKSTPSNNGKKGSSTDVSEDWEKDFDLDMTEEEVQMALSKIEASGEVDEDWENWD; from the exons ATGGCTGAAGG AGAAGGCTGGTGGGGAGGctggcttcagcagagcttccAGGCCGTCAAAGATAAG TCATCTGAGGCCTTAGAATTCTTAAAGCGAGACCTGACAGAGTTCTCCACTGTGGTGCAACATGACACAACCTGCTCGATTGTGGCCACAGCCAATGCTGTCAGAAACAAGCTTGCA GTGGAAGGTTCCTCTGAGACCTCAGAAAAGGTGAAGAAGGGCCTCTCAAGTTTCTTAGGGGTGATATCAGACACGCTTGCTCCACCGCCTGATAAAACCAttgactgtgatgtcatcacattgGTGGCAACACCCGCAGGAACAACGGAGGTTTACGACAGTTCTAAG gcACGTCTCTACAGTCTGCAAGCTGACCCTGCGACATACTGCAATGAGCCTGATG GTCCCCTGGAGCAGTTTGATAACTGGCTGTGCAGCTTTAACCTGGAAGATAAGAAAGGAGAAATCTCTGAGCTTTTGGTCAGCAGTCCCTCTATACGAGCGCTCTACACCAAAATG GTGCCAGCAGCTGTAGCCCATTCAGAATTCTGGCAGAGGTATTTCTACAAAGTTTTCCAGTTGGACCAG GAAGAGGCCAGGAGAGTGGCATTGAAGCAGAGGGCAgaactgaccacacacacagagactctgggctgggaggaggaggaggaggagg ATGACTTCCTCGGCTCCACGTCATCATCTCATCTCAACTATACACCTCAATTGGACAACAGCTCAACCCGGCTGCCCGTGACTTTGACAGGAACAGAACTCACTCTGCTGAGCCCCGTGCTGTCTCCCAACGAGGAGCGCGACGCCACCCTCTCGGTCAGCAGCGACAGCGTCAGCCTGCCAACGCAGGTGGAAGTGAGGCCAGAGCCCGTTGCTGTGGAGCTGGCTGAGAAACTGACAGAAGCTAGCTTGGAAGATGGTGAAGACAAGACACAAGAAGAGCAGAGACCTGGAAAGAGTGACTTACCTCTTGTTGCTCAAGTGGAAGCTGTTACCCAGCTGGAGGCAACTGTAGAGGGGGCATCAGGGCAGGCTTCTGCCCCCACCTCTAAACCAGAAacagtgaaggaggaggggcCGCAGGACCTGAGAGTGTTTGAGCTGAACTCAGACAGTGGGAAATCTACACCTTCTAACAATGGAAAGAAAG GGTCCAGCACTGATGTGAGTGAGGACTGGGAGAAAGACTTTGACCTGGacatgacagaggaggaggtacAGATGGCTCTCTCTAAAATAGAAGCTTCTGGAGAG GTGGATGAAGACTGGGAGAACTGGGACTGA
- the bsdc1 gene encoding BSD domain-containing protein 1 isoform X1: protein MASISTAWLATVQSSLNHAVTLRRLEGWWGGWLQQSFQAVKDKSSEALEFLKRDLTEFSTVVQHDTTCSIVATANAVRNKLAVEGSSETSEKVKKGLSSFLGVISDTLAPPPDKTIDCDVITLVATPAGTTEVYDSSKARLYSLQADPATYCNEPDGPLEQFDNWLCSFNLEDKKGEISELLVSSPSIRALYTKMVPAAVAHSEFWQRYFYKVFQLDQEEARRVALKQRAELTTHTETLGWEEEEEEDDFLGSTSSSHLNYTPQLDNSSTRLPVTLTGTELTLLSPVLSPNEERDATLSVSSDSVSLPTQVEVRPEPVAVELAEKLTEASLEDGEDKTQEEQRPGKSDLPLVAQVEAVTQLEATVEGASGQASAPTSKPETVKEEGPQDLRVFELNSDSGKSTPSNNGKKGSSTDVSEDWEKDFDLDMTEEEVQMALSKIEASGEVDEDWENWD, encoded by the exons ATGGCTAGCATTAGCACAGCCTGGTTAGCAACGGTGCAGAGCAGCTTAAATCACGCAGTAACACTCAGACGACT AGAAGGCTGGTGGGGAGGctggcttcagcagagcttccAGGCCGTCAAAGATAAG TCATCTGAGGCCTTAGAATTCTTAAAGCGAGACCTGACAGAGTTCTCCACTGTGGTGCAACATGACACAACCTGCTCGATTGTGGCCACAGCCAATGCTGTCAGAAACAAGCTTGCA GTGGAAGGTTCCTCTGAGACCTCAGAAAAGGTGAAGAAGGGCCTCTCAAGTTTCTTAGGGGTGATATCAGACACGCTTGCTCCACCGCCTGATAAAACCAttgactgtgatgtcatcacattgGTGGCAACACCCGCAGGAACAACGGAGGTTTACGACAGTTCTAAG gcACGTCTCTACAGTCTGCAAGCTGACCCTGCGACATACTGCAATGAGCCTGATG GTCCCCTGGAGCAGTTTGATAACTGGCTGTGCAGCTTTAACCTGGAAGATAAGAAAGGAGAAATCTCTGAGCTTTTGGTCAGCAGTCCCTCTATACGAGCGCTCTACACCAAAATG GTGCCAGCAGCTGTAGCCCATTCAGAATTCTGGCAGAGGTATTTCTACAAAGTTTTCCAGTTGGACCAG GAAGAGGCCAGGAGAGTGGCATTGAAGCAGAGGGCAgaactgaccacacacacagagactctgggctgggaggaggaggaggaggagg ATGACTTCCTCGGCTCCACGTCATCATCTCATCTCAACTATACACCTCAATTGGACAACAGCTCAACCCGGCTGCCCGTGACTTTGACAGGAACAGAACTCACTCTGCTGAGCCCCGTGCTGTCTCCCAACGAGGAGCGCGACGCCACCCTCTCGGTCAGCAGCGACAGCGTCAGCCTGCCAACGCAGGTGGAAGTGAGGCCAGAGCCCGTTGCTGTGGAGCTGGCTGAGAAACTGACAGAAGCTAGCTTGGAAGATGGTGAAGACAAGACACAAGAAGAGCAGAGACCTGGAAAGAGTGACTTACCTCTTGTTGCTCAAGTGGAAGCTGTTACCCAGCTGGAGGCAACTGTAGAGGGGGCATCAGGGCAGGCTTCTGCCCCCACCTCTAAACCAGAAacagtgaaggaggaggggcCGCAGGACCTGAGAGTGTTTGAGCTGAACTCAGACAGTGGGAAATCTACACCTTCTAACAATGGAAAGAAAG GGTCCAGCACTGATGTGAGTGAGGACTGGGAGAAAGACTTTGACCTGGacatgacagaggaggaggtacAGATGGCTCTCTCTAAAATAGAAGCTTCTGGAGAG GTGGATGAAGACTGGGAGAACTGGGACTGA